A section of the Humulus lupulus chromosome 2, drHumLupu1.1, whole genome shotgun sequence genome encodes:
- the LOC133819147 gene encoding early light-induced protein 1, chloroplastic-like — protein sequence MATMQSLVASTFSYAASRNRTTLELPKTLYRNSTHLSMRVRCMAEDGEKEPLTPITESPPPQAKPAAPSPPKPKMSTRFTDVLAFSGPAPERINGRLAMVGFMGAMAMELSKGQDVFAQISNGGGSWFVGTSIVLTLASLVPLFKGVSVESKSDGVMTSDAELLNGRVAMVGLVALALTEYVKGGTIV from the exons ATGGCCACCATGCAATCTCTTGTAGCTAGCACATTTTCATATGCTGCTTCAAGGAATAGAACCACTCTAGAGTTACCTAAGACGTTGTACAGGAATAGCACTCATTTGTCCATGAGAGTTAGATGCATGGCCgag GATGGTGAAAAGGAGCCGTTAACGCCTATTACAGAGTCGCCACCACCACAAGCAAAGCCAGCAGCGCCTTCTCCTCCAAAGCCAAAG ATGAGCACAAGATTCACAGACGTGTTGGCATTCAGTGGGCCAGCACCGGAGAGAATCAACGGTAGGCTAGCAATGGTTGGGTTCATGGGGGCGATGGCAATGGAGCTATCGAAGGGTCAGGATGTGTTTGCTCAGATAAGCAACGGTGGAGGGTCGTGGTTCGTGGGAACGAGCATAGTGCTCACACTGGCTTCATTGGTACCCCTTTTCAAAGGGGTGAGCGTGGAGTCCAAGTCCGATGGAGTTATGACCTCCGACGCCGAGCTCTTGAACGGCAGGGTTGCCATGGTGGGATTGGTTGCCCTGGCTCTCACTGAATACGTCAAGGGCGGGACCATTGTCTAA